The Streptomyces cyanogenus DNA segment ACCGACGTCCGCAAACGCGGCGGCCGAATCTCCGCCGGGCAGCGCCAGCTGGTCGCCTTCGCCCGGGCGTTGCTCGCCGACCCGGCGGTGCTGATCCTGGACGAGGCGACCAGCTCACTGGACGTGCCGGGGGAGCGGGCGGTGCAGCGGGCGATGGCGACGGTGCTGCGCGGCCGTACCGCGGTGGTCATCGCGCACCGGCTGTCCACGGTGGAGATCGCGGACCGGGTGCTGGTGATGGAGCACGGCCGGATCGTGGAGGACGGCCGCCCGGACGAACTCATCTCGGGCACCGGCCGGTTCGCCGACCTGCACCGGGCGTGGCGGGACAGCCTGGCCTAGCCGTCCCGGGTACGGCGGATCACGGCACCCCCAGCTCGAACAGCACGTACCCGGCGTACGAGCCGGAGGCCAGGGCCGCGATGCCCAGCAGCGTGCACAGCACGGGCAGGCTCAGCCGGCGCAGGGCGACCGCGAGCGGCAGGAACAGCGGGAAGCAGGGCAGCAGGTAGCGGGAGACGTTCGCGAAGATCTGCTGGCTGCCCAGGACCAGGGCGAGCGTCAGCACGGTGTGCACGACCAGCACGGCGGGCGGGCGCAGCCGCAGCAGCAGCGGCAGCAGCGCGAGGGCCAGCAGCACCACGCCGACCCCGATGACGTCCGCGAAGGGGTAGGCGAACAGATAGGTGAAGTGGCCGACCGGCACGGACGTCAGCACGTCGAGGGTCTGCTCGCCGTAGTCGAAACTGTGCGCCCACGCGCCCGACTGGAGCTCGAAGTAGCCGCCCAGGTCGCCCATGCGGTTGCCGACCCACAGCAGATAGCCGAGCAGCCCCAGCGGGGCCAGGGCCATGGCGAGCAGCGGACGCAGCGGGCCTTCCTCGCGGCGGCGCAGGGAGAGCAGCGCGGCCACGCCGAGCGCGGCGATCAGCGCGGCGGCCGTGGGCCGGTTGAGGCCGGCCGCGAAGGTGAGCACGCCGGCGGTGAGCCAGCGGCGGGTCATGACGGCGTGGCAGGCCCAGACGGCCAGGGCCACGTACAGGGAGTCGGAGTACACCGCCCACTCCACGCCCGAGCCCGGCCACACCGCCCACAGCCCGGCCGCCGCGAGCCCGGCCCGCCGGCCGCCGAACCGCTCGGCGACGGCATGGACGCCGAGGGCGGCGGCGAAGGAGGCGACGATCGAGACCAGCAGGCCGGCGCCGTACGGGCCGAGCCCGGTGACCGCCGAGGTCAGCCGCATCAGGGCCGGGTAGAGCGGGAAGAACGCCGCCGAGTTGCCCTCCAGCGTGATCAGGCCGGTGGCGCCCGGCACCGGAACGAGCTTCGGGTCGTAGCCGTGCAGCGCGATCTGCTGGTACCACCAGCCGTCCCAGGTGGCCAGCACGTCCCAGGCGTGCGCCCCGCCGCCGAACCGGGGGTGCTTGCCGCGGAAGTCCCCGGCGGCGGACAGCAGGTACATGAAGGAGCAGAAACCGGCCAGCTTCAACGCGCCGAACAGGGCGAGGACCGGTCCGTACCGGCGGGCCGCGGCCCCGAACCGGGAGCCGGGCGTGGGGTCGGGGGCCGTGCCGCGTAGGTCGGGCAGGGTCGCGGTCACCGGGCCACCGGCTTCGGCCGGCGGCGGGCCAGGGTGCGGCGCATCCGGAGGATCCCGCGCAGGTCCGCCAGCGCGGTGGCGAGGATGTCGACGCTGCTGTCCGGGTCGTCGACCCAGTCCACCGGCACCTCGTGGATCCTGAGCCCGGCCCGCTCGGCGAGCACCAGCAGCTCGGTGTCGAAGAACCACTCCCCGTCCCGCACCAGCGGCAGCAGCCGCTCGGCGGCCTCCCGCCGGACCGCCTTGAAACCGCACTGGGCGTCGGAGAAGCCGACGGCGAGCGTGCACCGCAGCAGGACGTTGTAACACCGGGATATGACCTCGCGCTTGGTCCCGCGCACCACCCGCGCGCCCGGCGCCAGCCGGGTGCCGATGGCCAGGTCGGAGTGGCCGGAGATGAGCGGTGCGACCAGCGGCAGCAGCGCGGCGAGCCCGGTGGACAGGTCCACGTCGAGATACGCCAGCACGGGCGCCCGGGAGCCCGACCAGGCGGCCCGCAGCGCCCGGCCGCGGCCCTTGCGGGGCAGCCGCAGCGAGGTCACCTCGGGGAACTCGCCGGCCAGCCGGGCGGCGATGACCGGGGTGCGGTCGGTGCTCGCGTTGTCCGCGATGGTGATCCGGAACGGGTAGGGGAAGGTGTCCCGCAGATGCGCGTGCAGCCGCCGGACGTTGGGCTCCAGGTCCTTCTCCTCGTTGAACACCGGTACGGCCACGTCCAGGACCGGCTCCTCGCGGCCCGTCGGCAGCGGGGTGTGCCGGGGTGCCGGTGCCGCGGCCGGCGGAGGGCTCGGCCGGTTCGATCGGATGAATGTCACGTGTATCCCCGTTTGTTCAGGTGTGTCGGGCATGCCGAGGGCACGCGGGAGTGGGTGGAGGAGTGCGGGCTAGCCGGTCGCGTCGACCGTGGACGAGGGCTCGCCCGACGGCTCGGCGGGTTCGCTCACCGGTACCGTGGCCGGCGCGGTGGTGCTGCCGCCCCGGGAGGTGGCCGTGGCCGACGGTGGCGGGTACGAGGCGGTGGCGGCGATGGTGCTTCCGGTGGTCGCCGGCGGGCCGGAGGTCGACCAGGAGTGGGTCGGCGTCGGGGAGTCCGGCGGCGCCGAGGACGTCACGGACGGCGGCGCGCTCGGCGACTCGGTGGGCGACTGCGACGGCGAGGTGCTCGGCGTGGGCGCCGGGCTGATCGCGGGCCGGGGGTGCGGTGCGGTGGGCCGGTCGTCGACGTGCCCGTGCGGCCACAGGAACAGGCCCAGACCGATCCCGGCCGCCGCCAGCAGGGAGCCGGCCGCCCGGCGCGCCGTGCGCACCCGGTGCCGGGCCCGCACCCCGGCGCGCAGCGCCTCCCGGTGCCGGGCCTCGAAGGGCGCGGGCTGCTGGGCCCGGTGCATCAGCTGCGCCAACTGCCGCTCGAAGGCGTCCGAGCCACCCGCCCGGCCCCCGCCGTCCGAGCCACCCGCCCGGCCCCCGCCGTCGGTGCCGCCCGTCCGGCCTGTCCCGTCCGGCCGGTCCGCCGCGTCCATGCGGCGCGTCTGTTCCATGCCGGTCCGATCCATGCGGCCCGTCCGGTCGAAGCGGTCCATCATGTGATCCGTCTGGTCGGTTCGGTCCGTGCGGTCTGCGTGATCCGTGCGATCCGTGTCATCCCTGCGATCCCTGCGGTCCATGGGCCCTCCCTCACCCCACCGGCTCGATGACGTCGGCCAGGAGCCGGCGCAGCCGGGCCACCCCGCGCGCGGCATGGGACCGGGCCGTGCCCACCGGGCAGCCCAGGGTCTCCGCGACCTGCCGGTCGGGCAGGTCCTGGTAGTAGCGCAGGACCACGGCGGCCCGCTGCTGCGGCGTCAGCTGCGCGAGCGCCGCCTCCAGCCGGGAGCGCTCGGCCACGGTCGCCGACATGTCATCGGCCGCCGCCACCTCGGGCAGCTGCTCCACGGGCCGCTCGCCCCACCAGCGCCGCCGTGCCGAGCGGGCCGCGGCCCGCGCCAGCACCTTGCGCACATAGGCCTCCGGCGCCTCGTCGGCGACCTTCGGCCAGACGAACCACAGCTTGACCAAGGACTCCTGCAACAGGTCCTCGGCGCGGTGCCGGTCCCCTCCGGTGAGCAGACGGGCGAGATGGAACAACACCGACCAGCGGGCCGCCACGAACGCGTCGTACTCACCGGCCCTGGTCTGCTCCATTCCCACGGTCCCCGTTCTCGCCGGCTTCTCTTCACCAGGGGTAAGGCCCTGGACCCCGGCCGACGCTGCACCCGCGAAGCGTGATCCGTGTCACGCACAGGTGCCACACAGACTCAGGCGACCCGCAGCAGCAGCACCGTCCGCGCCGGCACCGTGATCTCCGCGCCCGCCCGGTGGACCGTACCGGGCGGCTGCGCCTGCTCCTCCACCGAGGTGTCCACGACCACCTCGTACCGCTCCGCCCACGGCGGCCCGGGCAGCACGAAGCCGGTCGGCCGGTCGCCGGCGTGCAGCACCGCGAGGAAGCTGTCGTCCACCACCGGCGCGCCCCGCGCGTCCCGGCCCGGGATGTCGCGCCCGGACAGGTACATCCCCAGCGTGGCGGCGGGCGCGTACCAGTCGCCCTCGGTCATCTCCGCGCCCCGCGAGGTGAACCAGGCCAGGTCCCGCAGCCCGTCCGCGGTCTGGGCGCGGCCGGAGAAGAAGGCCCGCCGGCGCAGCACCGGATGCCGGTGGCGCAGCGCGATCAGCCGTGCGGTCAGGTCGAACAGCGCCCGCCAGCCGGGCTCCTGGAGCAGCGACCAGTCCACCCAGCCGATCTCGTTGTCCTGGCAGTAGGCGTTGTTGTTGCCGCGCTGGGTACGGCCGAGTT contains these protein-coding regions:
- a CDS encoding SigE family RNA polymerase sigma factor, with product MEQTRAGEYDAFVAARWSVLFHLARLLTGGDRHRAEDLLQESLVKLWFVWPKVADEAPEAYVRKVLARAAARSARRRWWGERPVEQLPEVAAADDMSATVAERSRLEAALAQLTPQQRAAVVLRYYQDLPDRQVAETLGCPVGTARSHAARGVARLRRLLADVIEPVG
- a CDS encoding glycosyltransferase family 39 protein, which encodes MTATLPDLRGTAPDPTPGSRFGAAARRYGPVLALFGALKLAGFCSFMYLLSAAGDFRGKHPRFGGGAHAWDVLATWDGWWYQQIALHGYDPKLVPVPGATGLITLEGNSAAFFPLYPALMRLTSAVTGLGPYGAGLLVSIVASFAAALGVHAVAERFGGRRAGLAAAGLWAVWPGSGVEWAVYSDSLYVALAVWACHAVMTRRWLTAGVLTFAAGLNRPTAAALIAALGVAALLSLRRREEGPLRPLLAMALAPLGLLGYLLWVGNRMGDLGGYFELQSGAWAHSFDYGEQTLDVLTSVPVGHFTYLFAYPFADVIGVGVVLLALALLPLLLRLRPPAVLVVHTVLTLALVLGSQQIFANVSRYLLPCFPLFLPLAVALRRLSLPVLCTLLGIAALASGSYAGYVLFELGVP